The proteins below are encoded in one region of Engystomops pustulosus chromosome 8, aEngPut4.maternal, whole genome shotgun sequence:
- the BUD31 gene encoding protein BUD31 homolog translates to MPKVKRSRKAPPDGWELIEPTLDELDQKMREAETDPHEGKRKVESLWPIFRIHHQKTRYIFDLFYKRKAISRELYDYCIREGYADKNLIAKWKKQGYENLCCLRCIQTRDTNFGTNCICRVPKGKLEVGRIIECTHCGCRGCSG, encoded by the exons ATGCCTAAAGTGAAGCGCAGCAGGAAGGCTCCTCCGGATGGTTGGGAACTTATAGAACCTACATTGGATGAGCTGGATCAGAAAATGAGAGAAG CTGAAACTGACCCTCACGAAGGGAAGAGGAAGGTGGAGTCACTGTGGCCGATCTTTCGTATTCATCATCAAAAAACCCGATATATATTTGATCTGTTCTATAAGAGGAAAGCTATAAGTAGAG AACTTTATGACTATTGCATAAGGGAAGGATATGCCGACAAGAACCTTATTGCAAAGTGGAAAAAACAAGGATATgagaacctgtgctgcctgcgtTGTATACAGACCAGGGACACAAATTTTGGAACCAATTGTATTTGTCGTGTCCCCAAAGGCAAGCTTGAAGTG GGGAGGATTATTGAATGCACACACTGTGGCTGCAGAGGATGCTCTGgatga